A stretch of DNA from Spirosoma endbachense:
AACTGGCGAAACCGGAACAGGAAAGGAATTTGTAGCCAATGCTATTCACCTCAAAAGCAAACGGGGCGATAAGCCTTTTGTCGCTATTGACTGTGGTGCACTGAGCAAAGACCTGGCTGGCAGCGAGCTGTTTGGACACGTTAAAGGCGCTTTTACGGGTGCAATGGCCGATAAAGCGGGTAGCTTCGAATTTGCGAACGGAGGCACGTTGTTTCTAGACGAAATTGGAAACCTTTCCTACGATAATCAGATCAAATTATTACGTGTTCTACAGGAGCGTAAAATCCGTCGGATTGGTTCTAATCAGGATATTGCGGTGGATGTACGGATTATCGTTGCTACCAACGAAGATCTGCGTGAAGCCGTAAGACAGGGCCGTTTTCGGGAAGACATTTACCATCGGATCGCAGAATTTGAAATTCACCTCGCCCCGCTGCGTGAGCGTAAGGCCGATGTCATGATCTTTGCCGAACATTTTCTGGAACTGGCTAACCAGCAACTGGAAAAAGACATTATCGGCTTCAACGACGAAGCGAAAGACAAACTGAAGGAATATTTCTGGCATGGTAACCTGCGTGAGTTGCAGAATGTTGTAAAGCGAGCCGTACTGCTGACGCAGGGTGATTATATCGAAGCGGATGTATTACCACAGGAAATTCTTTCCCCACAATATCTGACCTCCGATGCCGTAAGTGGAGCCCAGGTAAGCTATGATCCGGCCCGGCCTGGTGTTCCGGTGATCAGTCAATCGGCTGCTAATTTGAAATCTGTTTCAGAAAATGCCGAACGAGCTGCCATTTTAAAAGTTCTGGAGAAAACCGGATACAACAAAACCAAGGCTGCTGAAGTGCTGAACATTGATCGTAAGACCCTGTACAATAAGCTCAAAGCGTACGATATCCATCTATAGCTTCATAATTTCAGTTGTAAACTGATTGAACCAGCAATGCTGGTTCAATCAGTTTACAACTGAAATCGTCAATTAATTAAAACTAAAACCTACTGATAATAGTCCTACACCGTTTTTAGCATTGCCTAATACCGTACGGGCAGCTCCGCTATTCGCAATATTTTGTAGTCCCTGTTCATACCGGGCGCCGATAAAGGCTTTACCAAAATAGACATTCAGACCACCAGCAAGGCCATAATCAACTTTGTTGAAATTATCCCGATTGATGGCAGAGGTTCCCGTGCCAAAATCACCGTTAGAATTGACGTCTGAGTTTAGCAGGTAAGACACGTAGGGCCCCGCCTGTAATTCAACAGACTGACCTAATTTGAAGGTTGCTAAAACAGGAAGTTCCGCGTAATTGAGCCGAAACGTGTTTTTACCGTTAAACCCTAACACATTATAATCTGCCGATGCCCCTTTCGTTGTATAAAGTAACTCTGGCTGGATGGCAAAGAACTCGCCAAGGGGAGCCTGGGCAAATACACCTAAATGAAAGCCAATTCGTTCGTTCTTGTTGGTGACGCCCTGGCTATCATAGTAGAGAGAACTGGCGTTCAGACCGCCTTTAATACCGGCCCGAACACGACCCTGAGCCAATGTATCGGTGGTTGTTGATACATAGACACCAATCGTTAAAATAGCAGCCGTAAATAAAGCATTCACTGAGCTTTTCATAGTGT
This window harbors:
- a CDS encoding sigma-54-dependent transcriptional regulator, with protein sequence MEKILIVDDNNDICLLLERFLSKQGYKTASVQRGEDGLILLRKEPFELVICDFKLPDIDGLEMLRRIKVLHPTTAVIIITGYSDVRVAVQTVKHGAYDYVTKPLYPDEILYTIKSALERRLQSLNQPADSSVSPAASGTASAKPTSARSATKSVIAPDGKRFIFGKSRVAEQLQKHIDLIAPTDMSVIITGETGTGKEFVANAIHLKSKRGDKPFVAIDCGALSKDLAGSELFGHVKGAFTGAMADKAGSFEFANGGTLFLDEIGNLSYDNQIKLLRVLQERKIRRIGSNQDIAVDVRIIVATNEDLREAVRQGRFREDIYHRIAEFEIHLAPLRERKADVMIFAEHFLELANQQLEKDIIGFNDEAKDKLKEYFWHGNLRELQNVVKRAVLLTQGDYIEADVLPQEILSPQYLTSDAVSGAQVSYDPARPGVPVISQSAANLKSVSENAERAAILKVLEKTGYNKTKAAEVLNIDRKTLYNKLKAYDIHL
- a CDS encoding porin family protein, yielding MKSSVNALFTAAILTIGVYVSTTTDTLAQGRVRAGIKGGLNASSLYYDSQGVTNKNERIGFHLGVFAQAPLGEFFAIQPELLYTTKGASADYNVLGFNGKNTFRLNYAELPVLATFKLGQSVELQAGPYVSYLLNSDVNSNGDFGTGTSAINRDNFNKVDYGLAGGLNVYFGKAFIGARYEQGLQNIANSGAARTVLGNAKNGVGLLSVGFSFN